From a region of the Candidatus Tanganyikabacteria bacterium genome:
- a CDS encoding aminopeptidase, which translates to MLKQEPIDKAAERLSHEQAGKLRLVREIKAFAIREIGLRESKSYETFVNLDGAALSHVVSAAHRDRLEGYLWHFPIVGAVPYKGFFERADAEAEQARLERAGFDTHLRAVAAFSLLGFLADPFYSSMLSYGTESLANIVIHELTHATVFLPGNPVFNESFATYVGNRGSVEFLAARFGADSPEVRAARDHEHDDRLFGEFIAKALSRLREYYARADLSPEGKLAGRDALFEAARAEYSRLPFRRPGHRNFAGARLNNAYFLLFDTYQRDLSRFERIAGRFPSLPAMVRFFRDEVASQKDPEAFLATWEAAPRPTSGGASPGP; encoded by the coding sequence TTGCTTAAACAGGAGCCGATCGACAAGGCGGCCGAACGCCTCTCGCACGAGCAGGCCGGGAAGCTCCGGCTGGTGCGCGAGATCAAGGCATTCGCCATCCGGGAGATCGGCTTGCGGGAATCGAAGAGCTACGAGACCTTCGTGAACCTGGATGGCGCGGCCCTGTCGCACGTGGTCTCCGCCGCTCACCGCGATCGGCTCGAGGGCTACCTCTGGCACTTCCCCATCGTCGGGGCGGTCCCGTACAAGGGATTCTTCGAGAGAGCCGACGCCGAGGCCGAGCAGGCCCGCCTGGAGCGCGCCGGGTTCGACACCCATCTGCGGGCAGTGGCGGCGTTCTCCCTCCTCGGCTTCCTGGCCGATCCCTTCTACTCCTCGATGTTGAGCTACGGGACCGAGAGCCTGGCGAACATCGTCATCCACGAACTCACGCACGCCACCGTGTTCCTCCCCGGGAATCCGGTCTTCAACGAGAGCTTCGCGACCTACGTCGGCAACCGCGGCAGCGTGGAGTTCCTGGCGGCGCGCTTCGGCGCCGACTCCCCCGAGGTGCGGGCCGCCAGGGATCACGAGCACGACGATCGCTTGTTCGGGGAGTTCATCGCCAAGGCCCTCTCCCGGCTACGCGAGTACTACGCCCGCGCCGACCTCTCGCCCGAGGGCAAGTTGGCGGGCCGGGACGCGTTGTTCGAGGCGGCGCGGGCCGAGTATTCGCGCCTCCCGTTCCGCCGGCCCGGCCACCGGAATTTCGCCGGCGCCAGGCTCAACAACGCGTACTTCCTCCTGTTCGACACCTACCAGCGCGATCTGTCCCGCTTCGAGCGCATCGCCGGCCGCTTTCCGTCCCTCCCGGCCATGGTCCGGTTCTTCCGCGACGAGGTGGCTTCGCAGAAGGATCCGGAAGCGTTTCTCGCGACATGGGAGGCCGCACCGCGGCCTACCTCCGGGGGCGCGTCGCCGGGACCATGA